From Immundisolibacter sp., one genomic window encodes:
- a CDS encoding Zn-dependent alcohol dehydrogenase: MLSMKAVVVRDHNQYAVETVNLDPPKTGEVLVRIKACGVCHSDISIINGTIPQPFPAVIGHEGAGIVEQIGEGVRTVKPGDHVVMSFVPRCGECFHCLHDQPFLCTVSPPDGTLFDGTSRIHQDGKRFYTMSFLGNMAEYAVVPEACVVSVDKSVPFRAAALVGCGVTTGVGAVINTAQVQPGSTVAVFGCGGVGLSVIQGARIAGARMVIAVDLSREKLEMAKGFGATHTVEPGSDPVKEIMGLTGGIGADYAFEVVGIGKLVETAFKATRRGGMTVVVGVGSKDDRYSFNALILPFTAKTVKGSMYGSANFKVDFPMLLDLYKAGKLDLDHMVTRTYTIDEAGQAFADLEAGRNARGVIVFG; encoded by the coding sequence ATGCTGTCGATGAAAGCCGTCGTCGTGCGCGACCATAACCAGTACGCCGTCGAGACCGTGAACCTGGACCCGCCCAAGACCGGCGAGGTGCTGGTGCGCATCAAGGCCTGCGGGGTGTGCCACTCGGACATTTCCATCATCAACGGCACCATCCCGCAGCCGTTCCCGGCCGTCATCGGCCACGAGGGCGCCGGCATCGTCGAGCAAATCGGCGAGGGCGTGCGCACCGTCAAGCCCGGCGATCACGTGGTGATGTCCTTCGTGCCGCGCTGCGGCGAGTGCTTCCACTGCCTGCACGACCAGCCGTTCCTGTGCACCGTCAGCCCGCCCGACGGCACCCTGTTCGACGGCACCAGCCGCATCCACCAGGACGGCAAGCGCTTCTACACCATGTCCTTCCTGGGCAACATGGCCGAGTACGCCGTGGTGCCGGAAGCCTGCGTCGTGTCCGTGGACAAGAGCGTGCCGTTCCGGGCCGCCGCGCTGGTCGGCTGCGGCGTCACCACCGGCGTCGGCGCCGTCATCAACACTGCGCAGGTGCAGCCCGGCAGCACCGTGGCCGTGTTCGGCTGCGGCGGCGTGGGTCTGTCGGTGATTCAGGGCGCGCGCATCGCCGGCGCGCGCATGGTGATTGCGGTCGATCTGTCGCGCGAAAAGCTGGAAATGGCCAAGGGCTTTGGCGCCACGCACACCGTGGAACCGGGCAGCGACCCGGTCAAGGAAATCATGGGCCTGACCGGCGGCATCGGCGCCGACTACGCCTTCGAGGTGGTCGGCATCGGCAAACTGGTCGAAACCGCCTTCAAGGCCACCCGCCGCGGCGGCATGACCGTGGTGGTCGGCGTCGGCAGCAAGGACGACCGCTACTCCTTCAACGCCCTGATCCTGCCGTTCACCGCCAAGACCGTGAAAGGCTCCATGTACGGCAGCGCCAACTTCAAGGTCGACTTCCCGATGTTGCTCGACCTCTACAAGGCCGGCAAACTCGACCTCGACCACATGGTGACCCGCACCTACACCATCGACGAGGCCGGCCAGGCGTTCGCAGACCTGGAAGCCGGGCGCAATGCGCGGGGGGTGATTGTGTTTGGGTGA
- a CDS encoding leucyl aminopeptidase has protein sequence MQFELTRLPVTDQPGGCVVAGVFASRALTPSAKLLDKATDGAISAAVKAGDIGGKPGDTLLLRGLSGIKAERVLLVGCGKAGELNEGAYQRIVAAAAAAVGRLHCADAALYLAELAVAGHDEAWRVRTAVAAADHALYRFTEYKREPGKQHLKTLAIGCGARQAKTLDAALRQGQAIAAGVTLARNLGNQPANVCTPSYLAEQAQALAKAHDLHIEVLEEAQMRELGMGALLAVAQGSRQPPKLIVLKHLRGKSKAAPLVLVGKGVTFDSGGISIKPGAGMDEMKFDMCGAASVLGTLKAAALLELPVNLIGVIPASENLPDGQAVKPGDIVKTMAGKTVEILNTDAEGRLLLCDALTYVERFKPDAVIDIATLTGACVVALGNHAHGLLGNDQKLIDALLAAGRTAHDRAWQLPLWDDYKEQLKSPFADLPNVAGREAGTITAAAFLAAFTEKLRWAHLDIAGTAWKSGKDKNSTGRPVGLLVQYLLDRVAG, from the coding sequence ATGCAATTCGAGCTCACCCGTCTGCCCGTCACCGATCAGCCGGGCGGCTGCGTGGTGGCCGGCGTGTTCGCCTCGCGCGCCCTGACGCCGTCGGCCAAGCTGCTCGACAAGGCCACCGATGGCGCCATCAGCGCGGCGGTCAAGGCCGGTGACATCGGCGGCAAGCCGGGCGATACGCTGCTGCTGCGCGGCCTTTCCGGTATCAAGGCCGAACGCGTGCTGCTGGTCGGCTGCGGCAAGGCCGGCGAGCTGAACGAAGGCGCCTACCAGCGCATCGTCGCCGCGGCGGCCGCAGCCGTGGGCCGGCTGCACTGCGCCGATGCGGCTCTTTACCTTGCGGAACTTGCCGTCGCCGGACACGACGAGGCCTGGCGCGTGCGCACGGCCGTCGCCGCCGCCGATCACGCGCTGTACCGCTTCACCGAGTACAAGCGCGAACCGGGCAAGCAGCACCTGAAGACACTCGCCATCGGCTGCGGCGCGCGCCAGGCCAAGACCCTCGACGCGGCGCTGCGTCAGGGCCAGGCCATCGCCGCCGGCGTAACGCTTGCGCGCAATCTGGGCAACCAGCCGGCCAATGTGTGCACGCCGAGCTATCTGGCCGAGCAGGCGCAGGCCCTGGCCAAGGCGCACGACCTGCATATCGAAGTGCTCGAAGAGGCGCAGATGCGCGAGCTGGGCATGGGCGCCCTGCTGGCGGTGGCGCAGGGCAGTCGCCAGCCGCCCAAGCTGATCGTGCTCAAGCACCTGCGCGGCAAGTCCAAGGCGGCGCCGCTGGTGCTGGTCGGCAAGGGCGTGACCTTCGATTCGGGCGGCATCTCCATCAAGCCCGGCGCCGGCATGGACGAGATGAAATTCGACATGTGCGGCGCCGCCTCGGTGCTGGGCACGCTCAAGGCCGCGGCGCTGCTGGAGCTGCCGGTGAACCTGATCGGCGTGATCCCAGCCAGCGAGAACCTGCCCGACGGCCAGGCCGTCAAGCCGGGCGACATCGTCAAAACCATGGCCGGCAAGACGGTCGAGATTCTGAACACCGACGCCGAAGGCCGCCTGCTGCTGTGCGATGCGCTGACCTACGTGGAGCGCTTCAAGCCGGACGCCGTCATCGACATCGCCACGCTCACCGGCGCCTGCGTGGTCGCGCTCGGCAACCACGCCCACGGCCTGCTGGGCAACGATCAGAAGCTGATCGACGCGCTGCTCGCCGCCGGCCGTACGGCGCACGACCGCGCCTGGCAGTTGCCGCTGTGGGATGACTACAAGGAGCAGCTCAAAAGCCCGTTCGCCGACCTGCCGAACGTGGCCGGGCGCGAGGCCGGCACCATCACCGCCGCGGCCTTCCTGGCGGCCTTCACGGAAAAACTGCGCTGGGCGCACCTGGACATTGCCGGCACCGCCTGGAAGTCCGGCAAGGACAAGAACTCCACCGGCCGCCCGGTGGGCCTGCTGGTGCAGTACCTGCTGGATCGCGTCGCCGGCTGA
- a CDS encoding DNA polymerase III subunit chi produces the protein MAEVDFYVLEGDPPPDPQQFVCRLLDTVHRRGGEVHVHVADEAAAHALDARLWSFSAGSFVPHRLVGTPGRAPVWIGWQPPAQPGEVLLNLADEVPHFFSGFRRVLELVPADPPGRDRARARYRFYRERGYPLRKHTLGGGA, from the coding sequence ATGGCGGAGGTCGATTTCTACGTGCTGGAGGGCGATCCGCCGCCCGACCCGCAGCAGTTCGTCTGCCGCCTGCTGGACACGGTCCACCGGCGCGGCGGCGAGGTGCATGTGCACGTCGCGGACGAGGCGGCCGCCCACGCGCTCGACGCCCGGCTGTGGAGTTTCAGCGCCGGTTCCTTCGTGCCGCACCGCCTGGTGGGCACGCCGGGCCGGGCGCCGGTGTGGATCGGCTGGCAGCCGCCGGCGCAGCCGGGCGAGGTACTGCTGAACCTGGCCGACGAGGTGCCGCATTTCTTCAGCGGCTTTCGGCGCGTGCTGGAGCTGGTGCCGGCCGATCCGCCGGGCCGCGACCGTGCCCGGGCACGTTACCGTTTTTACCGCGAGCGCGGCTACCCGCTGCGTAAACACACGCTCGGAGGTGGCGCATGA